The genomic interval GACTTGGAGCTGGTATGAGCATTGCTCTCGGGGAAAGGAACGCCCGATCTGAACATGCCGAGGAAGGACATTCCCCGTGAAGAAAAGACCACTCCTGCTCTTAAGTCTTATGCTGATTCCCGCCTGCTCCATGCAGCCGACCTATCATGCGGAACGCAAGGAACGCACGACGAGTGAAAACGTGGCCGCTGGCACCGAAACCAATTCGAGCGGGAATGAGGATGCGGGTGAAAACGTCACGCCGCCGTCGCCAGCGCCGGATGTGAAAACGAGCCCCGCGCCCAATGTCGCTTCACCTGCGGTCCGCAGTTCGCAAGGCAGCGGTGGCGCCAGTGGGATGCTGGAACTTCCCTTTACCGATTCCACGGGACTTGCGAGCACCTATAAGATCAATGCGCCCGCTGATATCGGGCAGAAGGTCTACGGCCTTCATATCCATCTGCACGGCGATGGCGGGGGAGGCTACCGCGATTTTCCCAACAAGGATGCGCGCTATGATCTGATCGGAGTGACCGTGAAAGCTCCGAACACGAACCTTCAGTGGGGACGGACCCAGGGTCGTGCGCATGCTCTTTATGTGAATGAATTGATTCAAAAGGAACTTATCAAAAAATACAACGTGAACCTTGATCGCATTTATTTCTCGGGCGTATCGGGCGGCGCTTATTTTCTGATGGGATCATTCCTGCCGGAATTCGGTCAGGTCTATAATTCCGCAGCGCTGGTGCTCTGCGGCAGCGAGCCTCCACGCGTGGCCTTTGCCGATCCCAAGATGCTGACGAAGTTTCGCATTCATATCGAAGTCACGGCTGGCGAACGCCAGGAAATCCTGAGCAGCGTTCAGAGCACGGTGACCGCTTACAAGAATGCGATGACGGCCGCAGGCCTTGCTGCGGATCAGCAGGCGAAGCTCCAGACGCTGAATATTCAGGGTCCGGGTGGTCACTGCGAATTCGATGGCGTCAGCTATACGACCGGCATTCAGCAGGCCATCGACACCAAGTTCAAAATGGTGCTGCCGCTTTGAAGGAATGGTGCAGCCGCTCTGAAGGAATGGTGCAGCTGCTCTGAAGGAATGGTGCAGCCGCTTTGAAGGAATGGTGCAGCCGCCTTAAAAAAGGGCAGATCCTCCCGAAAAAGGCTAGCCTAAGGCTGAAATAGCCATTATGGTGGGCCTTTCGTCGGGAGGGAAAGATGAAAGCTGGACGTAACGACCCATGCCCATGTGGCAGTGGTGAAAAGTATAAGAAATGCTGCCTGGTTAAAGAATCTGCAGCGCGCTCGGAAGACGTTTTATTCCGTGAGGCCGAAGCGGCTCTGATGGAGCGTATGCTCCCCTTCGCTGAAGAGGCCTACGGTGAAACCGCCATCGAACAGGCCTGGATTTTATTCCTGGATGAGATGACCGAGGTTGCGTTCGATCCTGAAGATCCTCTGAATCTGCTATTTATTCCCTGGTTCCTTTTCAATTGGGTGATCGAAACGCCGGAAGATAAACCTTCCTCGCAGGCGCCTTTGAATAAGACCGTAGCCGAAGCCTTCCTGGAAACGGAAGACGCCAGCGCTTTGGAAAAGGAAATCATCCGCGCTTCCAATCGCCGTCCTTTGTCCTTCTTTGAAGTCCTTGAAGTCAAAAAAGGCCAGGCCTTGAAACTTCAGGATCTGATGCAGGATCGCACGCTCGAAGTGGAAGAGGATACCGCCTCGCAGACCCTTAAGGTCGGTGAGCTTATCCTCGGCTCCATCATGCTGCCGATGAGCGGTCGCGTTCGTCCTTTGACGATCGGACCCTTCGCCTTGCCTGATCGCTGCAAAGAAGACGTCATAGATCTGAAGACCGAGATTTTGGAAAAAACCGGCGCCGCAGCGATGGATGAAAAACTTCTGCATCAGGAAGAAGCCTTCACCATCGGACTTTACCTCGATCTTCTGGATGAAGTTTTGGAAGAGTCCTATGACGAGGACGAGGAAGAAGACGACGACGTGGATGATGAAGACGAAGATGATCGGCGTTAAGGCCCGGTTCCCAGCTTCCCGGATGTCTGTGATCCGGGATCACTTCCGTGAATTACCTACGACACTCAGCCCTTGCCCCGCCTGACACATAAACATTTCTGACTTTTCCGTCGCCTGGTTCCGTAGTAAGTTTCTCGATCCAATCAATCTGCTGCAATGGAGTCACGCGTGACAGCCTTTCGGACTGCTGTTGTCGATGCGCAGGGTCGTTTTGATTTTGGTCGATTCACGGAGCCTTTTTTTTCCGCCAACCTCGCGGATGCTCATCTTGGGGATTATGTCCTGGGCCTGCGGCAGCCGACCCGCTGGAACACATGGCTCAGGGCGTTGAGGCTCAAGGAGTGGCATTTTCTCTCGCTGGATCATACTGATATCTTTTTGGCCTTTGCCGTCGCGCAGCTGGGTTATGTGTCCAATCTTTTTGCCTATGCCGTCGACAAAAGAACGGGAAAAATTTACGAGTGGGGCGCGCGCTTGCCGCTCGGACGCGGGCTTTCTTTTGGATCGTCCTCCATTGAGGGACGAACTGTTTGGCGAAGTCGAGGCTGCGCTTTGGATATCGTGAATGAAAAGACAGCCTGGGATGTAAAG from Oligoflexus sp. carries:
- a CDS encoding YecA family protein, producing MKAGRNDPCPCGSGEKYKKCCLVKESAARSEDVLFREAEAALMERMLPFAEEAYGETAIEQAWILFLDEMTEVAFDPEDPLNLLFIPWFLFNWVIETPEDKPSSQAPLNKTVAEAFLETEDASALEKEIIRASNRRPLSFFEVLEVKKGQALKLQDLMQDRTLEVEEDTASQTLKVGELILGSIMLPMSGRVRPLTIGPFALPDRCKEDVIDLKTEILEKTGAAAMDEKLLHQEEAFTIGLYLDLLDEVLEESYDEDEEEDDDVDDEDEDDRR